ATAAAATGAACGGCAAATTTCCCTCCATTTTTGTGAGCTGAATAAATGGCTTCATTAATTGTTTTTAAAAAATAAAAGCGATTTGGCAAGTCTGTTAAGTCATCATAGTAAGCCATAAATTCAATTTGTTGCCTTTGTTCCATTCGTACGGTAATATCACGGATCATAGCTCCACGTACCGTTTTGTTATCGTAAGTGTGAGGGTGTGCCATTATCTCTACATAAATAGATGATCCATCTTTACGAATACCTTGCATCTCATATGGAATTTCAGGATAATCCACAAAACGCTGTCGTAATGTATATTGATCATCTTTTGTTACAAGCTCGTAAACAGACTTTTGCAGCATCTCTTTATATGTATATCCAAACATATTTGCAAAGCTCTCATCACAATCAATAATTATACCTTGATCGTGTAAAACCATTCCTTCTTGACCAGCTTGAATCGATTCATACAAGCGCCTTTTCGTTTCCTTCACCTTTTCATGAAGCGATATTCGATAAAAAATAAGGCAATACACTTCAAATCCTGGTTCTTTAAACTTCAAACATTTAACCTGAAAATACCGTTTAGAACCATCTTTAACCTCTAACAATAATTGTTTTTCAAGATTGTTTCGCAAGGTATCAAAATCAAATAATTGGTCAATAGAAGTAAGTTCGTGCTCTGCTACCTCTAACAATTTACATGCTGAAGTATTTTGCTCGATAATCTCTCCCTCTTCGTTCACAAATAGAATCGCTTCTTGTATGTGTTCGAGCACCCACTTCTGCAACGAAGGAGATAGATAACCTGATGGGTTGAGCATTGTGTATTCCCCCTAAAGCAATTCCTGCTTTCAACTTATCCAATAATGATACGCTCTGTTGGATAATGATAATTTCCACTTTTCTTATCTTTTTTAAATGTAAATAAGAATGAAAGAATCCCAATTCTACCGATAAACATAAGTGCCATTAAAAGGAATTTACCTATTAATGATAACTCTGGTGTTATACCTAGAGATAGACCAGTTGTACCGAAGGCTGAAGCCACTTCAAATATTATTTCATTCAAACCAAATGGCTCAGTAATCGACAGTATAACGACTGCTGTAAAGAAAGTAATAACGGCCATAATGGATACCACTACAGCTTTAATTAAATCACCTTCATGTACTTCTCTTCTAAAGATGCGAATACGTTGCTGACCACGTGCATATGTCAATAAGAAGATTACGACCAACGCAAAAGAAGTTGTCCGTATTCCTCCTCCAACACTACTCGGAGAGGCTCCAATAAACATTAGTGCCGACATAAGTAACTGGGTTTGTTCCGTAAATTGACTCACGTCCATCGTTGATAAGCCTGCACTTCTTGTAGTTACAGACTGAAATAATGAATAAAACAAGATTTCATGCCATGATTTATCTTCAAAGAAATGATTGAACTCTAAGAGTGCAATAAAAACGGACCCAATAATCAGTAATATTAAATATGTGCTTGTTGTTAATTTAGTAAACATAGAAAAACGCATGAATTTCCTCTGTTCACTGGTTGAAAATAGATATTCACGCACTTCAATTAGGACTGGAAATCCAATTGCTCCTAATATAATCAAAACCATATGAATGAATTGGACAAAATAATCGTGTCGAAACGGGATTAATGATTGTCCGGTAATATCAAAGCCAGCATTTGTGGTGGCACTTATTGAAGCAAAAAAACCTTGGTAATATGCTTCTTGCCATGTATCAAAAAATTGCATAAAATAAGTACCTAATATCAGAAAGCCAATTAATTCTATTGAAAAAATCATAAATAGAATTTGCTTCATTAAACGAACCATTCCTTGGAAGGTTGTTTGATTTTGATCGGTCATAATTAAACGTCGTTCACGTAAGCCAATTTTTTTACCAAGAATAATCCAAATAAATGTTCCAATAGCCATAATTCCTATACCGCCAAATTGTAAAACCAAAGCAAGCAAAAACACACCTGTCACGCTAAAAGTTTCACTTGTAGGAAGAACGGTTAATCCTGTTACACTGACAGCACTAACAGATGTAAAAATTAAATCAACTAGGGAAACTTCCACTCCATCTTGGTGGGATACAGGTAGCCCTAATAAAATACATGCTAGTAATACAGCAGAGGCGTAGAACATAACTATTATTTGAACTGGGGATAAGTCATTGAGCCATCTGAAACTTCGGTGTCTGATCCACATATTTCTTCTCCTTCTTCTGCTATATTTCTTTCTTCATAGTAGCACCTTCCAATAGTATAGCATCGAAATAAGGAGTTTTATTTCTTATTATCGGAAAAAATGGAGAATTATGAAGAGTTTTTTTGCACTTACAGAAAGTTTAAATCTTTATTAGGATGAAAGAATAATCACAACCAGGACTCTGTTGCGTCAAGGGGCTTGTCAATCGCAAGTTTTCTTTAAAGAATTATTAGAGAATATGCACCAATCTCTATACTTTCAAAAGTGTTTATCTACATTATTGTTCATTTCTATACCTGAAGTATTATAAAGGAGGGCGTTCCTTTCTGTAAATCAAGTTTTATAAGTATTAATTATAAAATCTTTTCACACCGAAATTCTCATATAAAATCCTCACTTTTGAACTAAGAACAAGTCAATAAGTGAGGCTTTATGTTAAATAGATATATTTCTAGAACATCTCTGAAGTTTCGTACATACAAGAAAACTGCAAACGCCCGTTTAGTAACGTACAAACTGTCTAACAGTGGTGACTTAGAGGAGTTTCTATTAAATTAAAACCGTTCTTTCACTAAGGACCCTGTCTTGATTGGACTTCGGCAGTTATTGTCTGATTTTATTGCTATATACTTAAGTTTTTTATACTAATGTCTGATTTAACTATTCCTACTATGCGGATGAGTTCCTTAAGTGGTAGATTCAGCCTCTTCTACTTGATTTTTGAAAGCTTGGAGTAGCTCTTCTCCATGATAACCTTTTTCAATCAGTTCTTTTAGAGTATTTTCCACTTGATCTTTTTTATGATCAAGAATTTTACCTAAGAATAATATATTACTATTATCACCAATGTCATTACTATCTATAACTTTAACTAAAAACATAGCTGGTTGGTTTGTTGATTTGGTTATTTTTGCTTGAAGGACAATTTCCTCTTCTTTGTCCATAATGGTTTCGAAGTACTCTTTATATTGTTCTTCTATATAAGCTTCGATGAGCCATGTATTAGCTTCATCCTCCCTGTTAATAATTAATCCATCGATAAGTGGGATTGTCGTTTTTTGGATATCTTTATTTTCTCCTTCTAATACATTTAATTTAATCAATTTAAATGTTTTCACGGTCTACATTCTCCCTTTCCAAATTATCTGCTTATGGTTAACTCTCTTTCATGATTACTATCATTAACCACCTATATAAGACATTTCAATCTTTTCCTTTGATGGGAACTTTCCCTCTGCGCGATTTGCTGAATACCGGTCCCCTCTAATACTCCAACGCTTCATTATTTCTAGTTTCAACATATTATCAGTAATTCCTTTTCTTAGGAGTTTCCGGATATCGTATCCTTGAGAAGCGAACAAACAATGGTATAACGTTCCATCTGCTGATAATCTTGCTCGCGTACATGTGTCACAAAAATGATCTGTAACAGAAGAGATAACCCCTATTTCACCATTGCCATCTTTATACCTATATCGTGATGCTACTTCCCCATAATAATTAGGAGAAGCTTGTTCAAGCGGAAGTTCCTCTGTAATCGTATTAATAATTTCTTGCTTCGAAACAACTTCACTATTATGCCATCCATTTACATTGCCTACATCCATAAATTCGATGAAACGTAGTATATGTCCTTTTCCTTTAAAAAACCGGGCCATTGGTAAAATTTGCGATTCGTTCATACCTCTCTTCACCACCATATTGACCTTAATTTGCAAGCCTACATTAGTTGCCGCTTCAATCCCCTTAATTACAGGAGAGGTTTTAACACCTCGACTATTTATTGATTGAAACACATCATCGTCTATGGCATCCAAACTTAAATTAACTCTGTTAAGACCTGCTTCTTTTAAAAGCTTGGCATATTTAGGCAGGAATACACCATTCGATGTTAAAGCGATATCTTCAATTCCTTTGATTGAGTAGAGTCTCTCAATTAGTAGATGCAAGTTTTTTCGTAATAGAGGTTCACCGCCTGTTAGTCTGATTTTCTCTACTCCTAATGAAGCAAATATTTCAGCTGTACGGATTATTTCATCAAATGTTAACATCTCTTCTTTATCCAAAAAGGGGTAATCTGCCCCAAAAACCTCAGCTGGCATACAATACGTACAACGAAAATTACACTGATCAATGACGGAGATTCGAAGATCTTTCAGAGGTCTTCCGAATTGATCTTTTATGGCTTGTGACTGTTCTGTCACGATATCCCTCCCCTAGTCCTGTTAAAATGTATATTTTTTCTATTGTACAAGGCCCATTCTAAGTTGTCCACGGCTCTTTCTGGCCATAAACTGTCTCTAGGAAAATCACCTCTACCCTATCACCTTTTTTAAAGCCTCTCGTACCTCCAGGTAGCATCATGAATGCGTTTGTTTCTATAAGTGATGTGACTACAGCAGATTTATCCGGTCCAGCAGGTTCAATCCATAGTTGTCCATCCTTAAAGAACACCCTACTTCTTACGAAACGTGTGAATGGATTGGGCTTTGGAAAATCTGTTGTGAGGTAAGCTTTACTTTTAGGTGGGTATGGTTGTTTGGAGAACATTGCCTTCTGGATAACAGGTCGCACAAACAACTCAAACCCTACATAACAGGCTGATGGATTTCCTGATAAACCAAATAATAATTGATCACCCTTAACGGCAACTGTAGTAACACTACCTGGTCTCATTGCTACTTTGTTAAACAATTGTTCTGCCTCTAACTTATCATAGATATCTGGCATTAAATCATAATCACCTACAGAAACGCCTCCTGTTGTAATAACCATATCTACTTCATGAAGGGTTTCTTGTATGGCGTTATAACTCGTCTCAAAATCATCCGCCAAGGTCCCTAGCATCTTAACTTCTCCACCAGCTCGTTTAATTTGAGATGCAATCATATGACCGTTTGAGTTGCGAATCTTGCCTGGAACTAGATCATCTTTAACATCCAACAGTTCTGTACCAGTTGTAAATAAACCGATCACAGGCTTCTTTGATACATGAACAGTCGCATACCCAAATGTGGCTAAAACAGCTTTGACCCCTGGATGAATATAGGTTCCTTTTTCTATTAAATGAGTACCTTCAAGGGTTTCAGATCCCTTATGGTTCACATTATCCCCAGCTTGAATCGTCCGTTTTATACTCATCAACTCTTTCTCATTATCTTCGTAGGATTGGCAAACTTCAAACATAGCTACACAATCAGCTCCTCTTGGCAAAGGAGCTCCTGTCATAATCCGGGCAGCCTCTCCATGTTGCAAAGTCCTACTACTCATTGTACCTGCTGGAATATGTTCTACTACTTCAAAGGAAACTGCATAATCCTGACTTGCCTGATTGGTATCAGCAGCTTTAAAGGCAAATCCATCATAGGGAGATTTATCAAAAGGAGGGATTGGTTGATTTGCAAATATATCTTCGGCTAGAACACGACCATCACTTTCTTCAATAGAGACGATTTCATATGTATGTTCTCTTGCATAAGCCATCACCCGATTCACCGCTTCTGTTACCTTAATAGGTGTTCGTTTCTCAATCATGCTATTACTTCTCCTTTCTAAAATAAATTCTATTAAGTTTACACTACCAAAGAAAAAGGCTTATCTCTACATATAAGATTAGAAAAGGGGCCAATTCAAGCCCCCTTTACAATTCCTTTTCTTACTTAATGAATAAGTTTCGATCTCGTTGGGATTGTATTTGTTTTGTAATACATTCTGTACGTATTATGGATTGCATACGCTCTTTGTGAGACCTTCGTTTAATAACAATCGAAAAGATAAATAGTTGATCTTGCATTCTATATTCCTCCTTATCTACTATTTTGAGAGGCTACGCGCTATCTTTCTCCTCATTTAACCATTCCATAAAAATTGTGTGTCTGCACATTGTTATCGCTCCTTTTCTTTTTATAGTTGTGATCCGTACACTGCTTTTCGGTCTGTTACTTTTTCTTGTACTGTTGGTTCATGAAAAGATGATTGTGTTAATATCCCTTGCTTTTGTCGTGGTGTTTTCTTAATTGAAACACTAAACACAAAAAATTGAATGGTCATGCTACTACCTCCTTAACCTTCCGTTATTTACCATAAAAAAAAGCCATAGATTTATCTACGGCTCTTTACTCTTCCTAGCTTAAAGTTAGAAGTTGTTTTACCTCAGAGCATTATACTCCACTCTGATGTTATCTCTAACAAATAAAACCGCAGGCTTAACACGCGGTTAACTAGAAAGCAAATATATAGACATTGGCACCGCAGACCATTTGACCTGACAGTTCGATGTCACTTGGAAGGATTATAATCGTAATTAACGAAATCCACGTAAGGTCAAATAGGATTTAATATTCAGTTGATAGGTTGAATTAGTTTTAATA
This genomic stretch from Pontibacillus yanchengensis harbors:
- a CDS encoding TrkH family potassium uptake protein → MWIRHRSFRWLNDLSPVQIIVMFYASAVLLACILLGLPVSHQDGVEVSLVDLIFTSVSAVSVTGLTVLPTSETFSVTGVFLLALVLQFGGIGIMAIGTFIWIILGKKIGLRERRLIMTDQNQTTFQGMVRLMKQILFMIFSIELIGFLILGTYFMQFFDTWQEAYYQGFFASISATTNAGFDITGQSLIPFRHDYFVQFIHMVLIILGAIGFPVLIEVREYLFSTSEQRKFMRFSMFTKLTTSTYLILLIIGSVFIALLEFNHFFEDKSWHEILFYSLFQSVTTRSAGLSTMDVSQFTEQTQLLMSALMFIGASPSSVGGGIRTTSFALVVIFLLTYARGQQRIRIFRREVHEGDLIKAVVVSIMAVITFFTAVVILSITEPFGLNEIIFEVASAFGTTGLSLGITPELSLIGKFLLMALMFIGRIGILSFLFTFKKDKKSGNYHYPTERIIIG
- a CDS encoding YwpF family protein, whose translation is MKTFKLIKLNVLEGENKDIQKTTIPLIDGLIINREDEANTWLIEAYIEEQYKEYFETIMDKEEEIVLQAKITKSTNQPAMFLVKVIDSNDIGDNSNILFLGKILDHKKDQVENTLKELIEKGYHGEELLQAFKNQVEEAESTT
- the moaA gene encoding GTP 3',8-cyclase MoaA is translated as MTEQSQAIKDQFGRPLKDLRISVIDQCNFRCTYCMPAEVFGADYPFLDKEEMLTFDEIIRTAEIFASLGVEKIRLTGGEPLLRKNLHLLIERLYSIKGIEDIALTSNGVFLPKYAKLLKEAGLNRVNLSLDAIDDDVFQSINSRGVKTSPVIKGIEAATNVGLQIKVNMVVKRGMNESQILPMARFFKGKGHILRFIEFMDVGNVNGWHNSEVVSKQEIINTITEELPLEQASPNYYGEVASRYRYKDGNGEIGVISSVTDHFCDTCTRARLSADGTLYHCLFASQGYDIRKLLRKGITDNMLKLEIMKRWSIRGDRYSANRAEGKFPSKEKIEMSYIGG
- the glp gene encoding gephyrin-like molybdotransferase Glp, with the protein product MIEKRTPIKVTEAVNRVMAYAREHTYEIVSIEESDGRVLAEDIFANQPIPPFDKSPYDGFAFKAADTNQASQDYAVSFEVVEHIPAGTMSSRTLQHGEAARIMTGAPLPRGADCVAMFEVCQSYEDNEKELMSIKRTIQAGDNVNHKGSETLEGTHLIEKGTYIHPGVKAVLATFGYATVHVSKKPVIGLFTTGTELLDVKDDLVPGKIRNSNGHMIASQIKRAGGEVKMLGTLADDFETSYNAIQETLHEVDMVITTGGVSVGDYDLMPDIYDKLEAEQLFNKVAMRPGSVTTVAVKGDQLLFGLSGNPSACYVGFELFVRPVIQKAMFSKQPYPPKSKAYLTTDFPKPNPFTRFVRSRVFFKDGQLWIEPAGPDKSAVVTSLIETNAFMMLPGGTRGFKKGDRVEVIFLETVYGQKEPWTT